From the Desulfuromonadales bacterium genome, the window GATGAGCAATGGCGGCACCCTGTTTCTCGACGAGATTGGCGACATGCCGATGACCATGCAGTCCAAGCTGCTGCGCGTTCTGCAGAGCCGGGAAGTGCGCCGGGTCGGCGGCAAGGAAACCTTCAAGGTCGATGTCCGGATTATATCAGCGACCAACAAGGATCTGGAGAAGGAGGTCGAGCAGGGGAATTTTCGCGAAGACCTTTACTACCGGCTCAATGTAGTTTTCCTCGAGTTGCCCGCATTGCGGGAGCGGTCCGAGGACATTCCGGTACTTGTCGAACACTTCCTTCATAAATATAATTCCGAATTCGGCAAACGCGTCCGGGAAATCCGGCCCGATGCGCTGCAGGCTCTGGTTGAATATCGCTGGCCGGGCAATGTCCGGCAGTTGGAGGCGGTAATAGAGCGGGCCGTTCTGCTGAACGATGGCGATGTCATCACCCTGCGTGATATCGGCAGGCTGCTGCATAGCCGCAAGCCGGAAAACCGGGTCCTCTTCGACTTGCCGGAGGAGGGACTCGATTTTGAAAATCTGGAAAAGGAGCTCATCCTCAAGGCGATGAAACGCACCGGTGGCGTCGCCACCAAAGCCGCCAAGCTGCTCCGGATGAGCTATAAGGCCTTCCTCTATCGCCTGGAAAAATTCGGCATCAAGGATGACGATTTTCGCAGGGAAGCGGGGTGAGGCGCTGTTTCCCGTCCATGGTGCCAGGCCTCAGCAAATCAACGCGTACTGAAATTTACCCTTGACTCCGCTTGGCTTCTTTGTTAAATACATCACTCCGATTGGGGTGTCGCCAAGCGGTAAGGCAACGGACTCTGACTCCGTCATCCCTAGGTTCGAATCCTAGCACCCCAGCCAGCCCCAAGGGGTTCGCTCCTTGACATATACGGTCCCTTCGTCTAGCGGTCTAGGACACCGGCCTTTCACGTCGGTAACACGGGTTCGATTCCCGTAGGGATCACCATTCCAAACCTTCCTGAGGGAAGGTACCAAGGTGGAGCTTCTGCTCCACCTTTTTTTTTGCCATCGGCAGCATGCCAGCCTTCCGGCCGCTTTCCTCGTCGGTTGACCTTTTCCGGGCGGCAGTGTAAAACAATCGCGGAGGACGCTGCTGCCATGACGGGTCATTTTACCTTCATCTACTCAAGCCGTTTCGGCAACTATTCCTATGGGACAGAGCACCCCTTCAATTTACTTCGTTATCGTTTGGCGTTCGATCTGATCCAGGAACTGGGTCTGCTCGCTGTTCCTTCAGTCGCAGTCGTAGAGAGTCCACTCGCAACCGAACAGGCGCTGCTGGCTTTTCATCGTCAGGATTACCTTGCCATCTTGCGCGAGTTCAGTCTGCATGCGGAGCCGCGCGCCAATTTCCGTTATGGCCTCGGGGACGTGGAAAATCCGGTTTTTCAGGGATTGTACGACTGGTCCCGGCTGGTTTGCGGCGGAACTGTGGAGGCCGCCAGGCAGGTAACCGTTCGAGGCTGCCGCGCGGCCTTCAATATGGCCGGGGGCTGGCATCATGCCCATGCCGCCAGGGCTTCGGGATTCAGCTATCTCAACGATGCGGTCATTGCCATCCAGGAGTTGCTGCAGCAAGGACTGCGTGTCGCTTACGTCGATATTGACGCGCATCACGGCGACGGTGTCCAGGAGGCATTCTACGATACCGATCGGGTACTGACCATCTCCCTGCACGAATCCGGCAAGGACTTTTTCCCCTACAGCGGGTTTGTCGAAGAGCTGGGACAGGGCCGGGGCTATGGCTATGCGGTCAACATTCCTTTTTCACCCCACGCCGATGATTTGATTTTCGAGCAGGCCCTGCGTCGTATTGTCCTGCCTCTGCTGGATGCATACCGCCCCGACGTTCTGGTGACCCAGATGGGCGTGGATGCGCTGCGCAGCGACCCGCTGACCCGTCTCGAGCTGACCACCGGTTCTCTGGAGCTGGCCGCCAGGGCCTTCCGTGAAACGGGAGTGCCCTGGGTGGTGCTGGGAGGTGGCGGCTACGACAAAGTGAATGTGGCCCGTGGCTGGGCACTGATCTGGGCCACTGTTCTGGATATGTCGGTTCCCGATCTGCTTCCGCCCGGTTTCATGCAGGCCGCCGCAAAACTCGGTTATCAGGGACAGAGGTTGCGCGATCTTCCCCGTCTCGCGCAACCGGATGACTTCGCCCGCGCCCAACGCCGGCTGGAGCACCACCTGGCTTTTCTGGAACGAAAGCTCTTTCCCTTGCACGGGCTGCTGCCGGGAGGCGGACGATGAAGCCGCCGATACCTCTTCTGCAGGACCGGGACGGTTTTCCTCTCCTGAGTCTTGGCGACATCAATCGATTGCAGCGCGAAGAAAAAGAGCGGATTTACGCACAGCTGATTCCTGATGCGGTATTCGATGACTTTGCCATCGGCCGTACAACGTTCTGCGACCGTGAAGGCCATCGCCTGGTGCATTTCGTCTGCCCTGATGGGCTGGGTCTGCTGCGGATCGAGATCCGCCGACGACCGGGCGATCTGGATTGCCTGTTCTTCGTCGAAATCGCCGACACCCCGTATCGGCAGATCGAGCTTGCCTTCTGTCTGATCAACGACCCGGAAGCGGAGCGTTACGACATCGACATCGACGAGAATGGCCGGGACAACTGTTTCGGCACCTTGCGCCGGAACTTCGGCGAAGAACTCAAAGCCATGGCGGCGGGACTCTCTCCCAACCAGGTGCGTCGAGGTCTGCAGCTCTTCTCCCCTTTTTTTCGTCGATTCGAGGCGTTTGTCATGGCTCTCGGCATCGATACCATTGTGGCCGAGCCGCTGTCCTACAACAACGCCATCCGGTATGAAAAATATGGTTTCGACTATATCACCGGCAAGCAGCTCATGCTCTGGATCGACCGCGAATTTCAGCCGGGCGGTCGTCTTTACCACCGGCTGGATGGGGCGTCGCCGTTTCGCCGACCGGGAATGGAAAAGAGTGTTCGCGGCCGGAGTTGGGCAATCCACGACGGCATTTTGGAGAGGTCCTGGGACGGGGTACGAATCTACAAGGTGCCGGGTGTCGATGCCGGCATAGACACGTTTCCGGACCGGAAGTTCTGATATCTGGTTTTCGAAACTCAAGCATGGCAGAAAAGGATGAAGGGCCGATACCGATGACAGACGCGAATGAACCAATTTGTTCACTTGAGCCGACGCAGTATGTGCTCTGGACTCCACCCTCGGGAAGAGTGGTTGAAACGGGTGCCGACCAGCATCCCGTTGTCTTGCCGCAACTGCCGCTGCCACTGCACCGGGAGGATCTCGCCGGCGAGCCGACTGGCGATGCCATTGGCCGCGGACTATACGATTATCTCCGCCAGTTTCCCGACTGCCCGCACAACAGCTGCTATGCCGAGTTGCTGCGTGATGCCTATCCGCATTATATCGCCGACCTGGGTTCCCAGATCGTCATGCTGGATCACAAGGAGGTCGATGCTCCCTATATTCGGCGCAAGCTGACCAGTTTGAAAATTCTTGCATTACTGGATCCCGAAAATCCCGGGCTTCTCCAGCAGATCGGGAGGGTGAACCTGGAGCTGGGCCTGCTTTTTTCTCAACTCAAAAATTGCCGTCCGCA encodes:
- a CDS encoding acetoin utilization protein AcuC → MTGHFTFIYSSRFGNYSYGTEHPFNLLRYRLAFDLIQELGLLAVPSVAVVESPLATEQALLAFHRQDYLAILREFSLHAEPRANFRYGLGDVENPVFQGLYDWSRLVCGGTVEAARQVTVRGCRAAFNMAGGWHHAHAARASGFSYLNDAVIAIQELLQQGLRVAYVDIDAHHGDGVQEAFYDTDRVLTISLHESGKDFFPYSGFVEELGQGRGYGYAVNIPFSPHADDLIFEQALRRIVLPLLDAYRPDVLVTQMGVDALRSDPLTRLELTTGSLELAARAFRETGVPWVVLGGGGYDKVNVARGWALIWATVLDMSVPDLLPPGFMQAAAKLGYQGQRLRDLPRLAQPDDFARAQRRLEHHLAFLERKLFPLHGLLPGGGR
- a CDS encoding sigma 54-interacting transcriptional regulator; translation: MSNGGTLFLDEIGDMPMTMQSKLLRVLQSREVRRVGGKETFKVDVRIISATNKDLEKEVEQGNFREDLYYRLNVVFLELPALRERSEDIPVLVEHFLHKYNSEFGKRVREIRPDALQALVEYRWPGNVRQLEAVIERAVLLNDGDVITLRDIGRLLHSRKPENRVLFDLPEEGLDFENLEKELILKAMKRTGGVATKAAKLLRMSYKAFLYRLEKFGIKDDDFRREAG